Proteins encoded within one genomic window of Festucalex cinctus isolate MCC-2025b chromosome 18, RoL_Fcin_1.0, whole genome shotgun sequence:
- the gabrg2 gene encoding gamma-aminobutyric acid receptor subunit gamma-2 isoform X3 produces MFVNSIGPVNAINMEYTIDIFFAQTWYDRRLKFNSTMKVLRLNSNMVGKIWIPDTFFRNSKKADAHWITTPNRMLRIWNDGRILYTLRLTIDAECQLKLNNFPMDEHSCPLEFSSYGYPREEIVYKWKRSSVEVGDIRSWRLYQFSFVGLRNTSEIVRTVSGDYVVLTVFFDLSRRMGYFTIQTYIPCTLIVVLSWVSFWINKDAVPARTSLGITTVLTMTTLSTIARKSLPKVSYVTAMDLFVSVCFIFVFAALIEYGTLHYFVSNRKPSAKKDKKKKNPQTPTVDIRPRSATAIQMNNATHMQERDEEYGYECLDGKDCTSFFCCFEDCRSGAWRHGRLHIRIAKIDSYARIFFPTAFGLFNLVYWVSYLYL; encoded by the exons GAATACACCATCGACATCTTTTTTGCTCAGACCTGGTACGACCGAAGGCTGAAATTCAACAGCACGATGAAGGTTCTGCGTCTCAACAGCAACATGGTGGGGAAGATCTGGATTCCCGACACCTTTTTCCGCAACTCCAAGAAGGCCGACGCCCACTGGATCACAACACCCAATCGCATGCTTCGGATCTGGAACGACGGGCGGATCCTCTACACGCTCCG GTTGACCATCGATGCGGAATGCCAGCTGAAGCTGAACAACTTCCCGATGGACGAGCACTCGTGTCCACTGGAGTTTTCAAGCT ATGGCTACCCCAGGGAGGAGATTGTGTACAAGTGGAAGAGAAGCTCAGTGGAGGTGGGAGACATCCGCTCCTGGAGGCTTTACCAGTTCTCCTTTGTGGGCCTGCGGAACACCTCCGAGATCGTCAGGACCGTCTCAG GTGACTATGTGGTCCTGACGGTCTTCTTTGATCTGAGCAGGAGAATGGGCTACTTCACCATCCAAACTTACATCCCATGCACACTCATCGTCGTCCTCTCGTGGGTCTCGTTCTGGATCAACAAGGATGCCGTGCCAGCCAGGACGTCGTTAG GCATCACCACCGTGCTGACCATGACCACCTTGAGTACCATAGCCAGGAAGTCCCTTCCGAAAGTCTCCTACGTGACGGCCATGGACCTGTTTGTGTCCGTCTGCTTTATCTTCGTCTTTGCCGCATTAATCGAGTACGGCACGTTGCACTACTTTGTCAGCAACAGGAAACCCAGCGCCAAAaaggacaagaagaagaaaaacccg CAGACGCCCACGGTGGACATCCGCCCGCGCTCGGCCACCGCCATCCAGATGAACAACGCCACGCACATGCAGGAGCGCGACGAGGAGTACGGCTACGAGTGCCTGGACGGGAAGGACTGCACCAGCTTCTTCTGCTGCTTCGAGGACTGCCGCTCGGGCGCCTGGAGGCACGGCCGCCTGCACATCCGCATCGCCAAGATAGACTCGTACGCGCGCATCTTCTTCCCCACTGCGTTCGGGCTCTTCAACCTGGTCTACTGGGTCTCCTATCTCTATCTTTAA
- the gabrg2 gene encoding gamma-aminobutyric acid receptor subunit gamma-2 isoform X4: MFVNSIGPVNAINMEYTIDIFFAQTWYDRRLKFNSTMKVLRLNSNMVGKIWIPDTFFRNSKKADAHWITTPNRMLRIWNDGRILYTLRLTIDAECQLKLNNFPMDEHSCPLEFSSYGYPREEIVYKWKRSSVEVGDIRSWRLYQFSFVGLRNTSEIVRTVSGDYVVLTVFFDLSRRMGYFTIQTYIPCTLIVVLSWVSFWINKDAVPARTSLGITTVLTMTTLSTIARKSLPKVSYVTAMDLFVSVCFIFVFAALIEYGTLHYFVSNRKPSAKKDKKKKNPTPTVDIRPRSATAIQMNNATHMQERDEEYGYECLDGKDCTSFFCCFEDCRSGAWRHGRLHIRIAKIDSYARIFFPTAFGLFNLVYWVSYLYL; this comes from the exons GAATACACCATCGACATCTTTTTTGCTCAGACCTGGTACGACCGAAGGCTGAAATTCAACAGCACGATGAAGGTTCTGCGTCTCAACAGCAACATGGTGGGGAAGATCTGGATTCCCGACACCTTTTTCCGCAACTCCAAGAAGGCCGACGCCCACTGGATCACAACACCCAATCGCATGCTTCGGATCTGGAACGACGGGCGGATCCTCTACACGCTCCG GTTGACCATCGATGCGGAATGCCAGCTGAAGCTGAACAACTTCCCGATGGACGAGCACTCGTGTCCACTGGAGTTTTCAAGCT ATGGCTACCCCAGGGAGGAGATTGTGTACAAGTGGAAGAGAAGCTCAGTGGAGGTGGGAGACATCCGCTCCTGGAGGCTTTACCAGTTCTCCTTTGTGGGCCTGCGGAACACCTCCGAGATCGTCAGGACCGTCTCAG GTGACTATGTGGTCCTGACGGTCTTCTTTGATCTGAGCAGGAGAATGGGCTACTTCACCATCCAAACTTACATCCCATGCACACTCATCGTCGTCCTCTCGTGGGTCTCGTTCTGGATCAACAAGGATGCCGTGCCAGCCAGGACGTCGTTAG GCATCACCACCGTGCTGACCATGACCACCTTGAGTACCATAGCCAGGAAGTCCCTTCCGAAAGTCTCCTACGTGACGGCCATGGACCTGTTTGTGTCCGTCTGCTTTATCTTCGTCTTTGCCGCATTAATCGAGTACGGCACGTTGCACTACTTTGTCAGCAACAGGAAACCCAGCGCCAAAaaggacaagaagaagaaaaacccg ACGCCCACGGTGGACATCCGCCCGCGCTCGGCCACCGCCATCCAGATGAACAACGCCACGCACATGCAGGAGCGCGACGAGGAGTACGGCTACGAGTGCCTGGACGGGAAGGACTGCACCAGCTTCTTCTGCTGCTTCGAGGACTGCCGCTCGGGCGCCTGGAGGCACGGCCGCCTGCACATCCGCATCGCCAAGATAGACTCGTACGCGCGCATCTTCTTCCCCACTGCGTTCGGGCTCTTCAACCTGGTCTACTGGGTCTCCTATCTCTATCTTTAA
- the gabrg2 gene encoding gamma-aminobutyric acid receptor subunit gamma-2 isoform X1 has protein sequence MFVNSIGPVNAINMEYTIDIFFAQTWYDRRLKFNSTMKVLRLNSNMVGKIWIPDTFFRNSKKADAHWITTPNRMLRIWNDGRILYTLRLTIDAECQLKLNNFPMDEHSCPLEFSSYGYPREEIVYKWKRSSVEVGDIRSWRLYQFSFVGLRNTSEIVRTVSGDYVVLTVFFDLSRRMGYFTIQTYIPCTLIVVLSWVSFWINKDAVPARTSLGITTVLTMTTLSTIARKSLPKVSYVTAMDLFVSVCFIFVFAALIEYGTLHYFVSNRKPSAKKDKKKKNPLLRLFSSKTPTVDIRPRSATAIQMNNATHMQERDEEYGYECLDGKDCTSFFCCFEDCRSGAWRHGRLHIRIAKIDSYARIFFPTAFGLFNLVYWVSYLYL, from the exons GAATACACCATCGACATCTTTTTTGCTCAGACCTGGTACGACCGAAGGCTGAAATTCAACAGCACGATGAAGGTTCTGCGTCTCAACAGCAACATGGTGGGGAAGATCTGGATTCCCGACACCTTTTTCCGCAACTCCAAGAAGGCCGACGCCCACTGGATCACAACACCCAATCGCATGCTTCGGATCTGGAACGACGGGCGGATCCTCTACACGCTCCG GTTGACCATCGATGCGGAATGCCAGCTGAAGCTGAACAACTTCCCGATGGACGAGCACTCGTGTCCACTGGAGTTTTCAAGCT ATGGCTACCCCAGGGAGGAGATTGTGTACAAGTGGAAGAGAAGCTCAGTGGAGGTGGGAGACATCCGCTCCTGGAGGCTTTACCAGTTCTCCTTTGTGGGCCTGCGGAACACCTCCGAGATCGTCAGGACCGTCTCAG GTGACTATGTGGTCCTGACGGTCTTCTTTGATCTGAGCAGGAGAATGGGCTACTTCACCATCCAAACTTACATCCCATGCACACTCATCGTCGTCCTCTCGTGGGTCTCGTTCTGGATCAACAAGGATGCCGTGCCAGCCAGGACGTCGTTAG GCATCACCACCGTGCTGACCATGACCACCTTGAGTACCATAGCCAGGAAGTCCCTTCCGAAAGTCTCCTACGTGACGGCCATGGACCTGTTTGTGTCCGTCTGCTTTATCTTCGTCTTTGCCGCATTAATCGAGTACGGCACGTTGCACTACTTTGTCAGCAACAGGAAACCCAGCGCCAAAaaggacaagaagaagaaaaacccg CTCCTGCGGCTCTTTTCCTCCAAG ACGCCCACGGTGGACATCCGCCCGCGCTCGGCCACCGCCATCCAGATGAACAACGCCACGCACATGCAGGAGCGCGACGAGGAGTACGGCTACGAGTGCCTGGACGGGAAGGACTGCACCAGCTTCTTCTGCTGCTTCGAGGACTGCCGCTCGGGCGCCTGGAGGCACGGCCGCCTGCACATCCGCATCGCCAAGATAGACTCGTACGCGCGCATCTTCTTCCCCACTGCGTTCGGGCTCTTCAACCTGGTCTACTGGGTCTCCTATCTCTATCTTTAA
- the gabrg2 gene encoding gamma-aminobutyric acid receptor subunit gamma-2 isoform X5: MFVNSIGPVNAINMEYTIDIFFAQTWYDRRLKFNSTMKVLRLNSNMVGKIWIPDTFFRNSKKADAHWITTPNRMLRIWNDGRILYTLRLTIDAECQLKLNNFPMDEHSCPLEFSSYGYPREEIVYKWKRSSVEVGDIRSWRLYQFSFVGLRNTSEIVRTVSGDYVVLTVFFDLSRRMGYFTIQTYIPCTLIVVLSWVSFWINKDAVPARTSLGITTVLTMTTLSTIARKSLPKVSYVTAMDLFVSVCFIFVFAALIEYGTLHYFVSNRKPSAKKDKKKKNPLLRLFSSKQTPTVDIRPRSATAIQMNNATHMQERDEEYGYECLDGKDCTSFFCCFEDCRSGAWRHGRLHIRIAKIDSYARIFFPTAFGLFNLVYWVSYLYL, translated from the exons GAATACACCATCGACATCTTTTTTGCTCAGACCTGGTACGACCGAAGGCTGAAATTCAACAGCACGATGAAGGTTCTGCGTCTCAACAGCAACATGGTGGGGAAGATCTGGATTCCCGACACCTTTTTCCGCAACTCCAAGAAGGCCGACGCCCACTGGATCACAACACCCAATCGCATGCTTCGGATCTGGAACGACGGGCGGATCCTCTACACGCTCCG GTTGACCATCGATGCGGAATGCCAGCTGAAGCTGAACAACTTCCCGATGGACGAGCACTCGTGTCCACTGGAGTTTTCAAGCT ATGGCTACCCCAGGGAGGAGATTGTGTACAAGTGGAAGAGAAGCTCAGTGGAGGTGGGAGACATCCGCTCCTGGAGGCTTTACCAGTTCTCCTTTGTGGGCCTGCGGAACACCTCCGAGATCGTCAGGACCGTCTCAG GTGACTATGTGGTCCTGACGGTCTTCTTTGATCTGAGCAGGAGAATGGGCTACTTCACCATCCAAACTTACATCCCATGCACACTCATCGTCGTCCTCTCGTGGGTCTCGTTCTGGATCAACAAGGATGCCGTGCCAGCCAGGACGTCGTTAG GCATCACCACCGTGCTGACCATGACCACCTTGAGTACCATAGCCAGGAAGTCCCTTCCGAAAGTCTCCTACGTGACGGCCATGGACCTGTTTGTGTCCGTCTGCTTTATCTTCGTCTTTGCCGCATTAATCGAGTACGGCACGTTGCACTACTTTGTCAGCAACAGGAAACCCAGCGCCAAAaaggacaagaagaagaaaaacccg CTCCTGCGGCTCTTTTCCTCCAAG CAGACGCCCACGGTGGACATCCGCCCGCGCTCGGCCACCGCCATCCAGATGAACAACGCCACGCACATGCAGGAGCGCGACGAGGAGTACGGCTACGAGTGCCTGGACGGGAAGGACTGCACCAGCTTCTTCTGCTGCTTCGAGGACTGCCGCTCGGGCGCCTGGAGGCACGGCCGCCTGCACATCCGCATCGCCAAGATAGACTCGTACGCGCGCATCTTCTTCCCCACTGCGTTCGGGCTCTTCAACCTGGTCTACTGGGTCTCCTATCTCTATCTTTAA